One Cupriavidus taiwanensis DNA window includes the following coding sequences:
- a CDS encoding acyl-CoA dehydrogenase family protein, with protein MDFQFSEEQSMLRDTLARYLADHYDFEARRAASQSAAGWRPECWRAFARDLGILGAGFPEQLGGLGGGAVEHMIVMEQLGRHLVLEPYLGTVVLGGGALLHGSPELAAQWLPAIIGGEATVGWAHAEPASRYCRHDVQASATRVGDGYRLSGHKHAVAGAPFASHLLVSARSSGARRDHGGISLFWIARDTPGVTLREYPTFDGQRAAEVLLDNVQVPASQRIGEEGEALALIEQLCDHAMIALAAEANGAMARMLADTIDYARQRKQFGVPIGTFQVLQHRMADMYMQLEQSVALTQVAAMQAASAAPVRAQAACAAKIQAGQAGAFVGQGAVQIHGGMGVTEELAVGHYFKRVTAIDLQMGSAEHHLRRYADLLYPARAAA; from the coding sequence GTGGATTTCCAGTTCAGCGAAGAACAGTCGATGCTGCGCGACACGCTCGCGCGTTACCTGGCCGATCACTATGATTTCGAAGCCCGCCGCGCGGCGTCACAGTCCGCGGCGGGTTGGCGCCCGGAGTGCTGGCGCGCGTTTGCCCGCGACCTGGGTATCCTGGGCGCAGGCTTCCCTGAGCAGCTCGGCGGACTCGGCGGCGGCGCCGTCGAGCACATGATCGTGATGGAACAGCTGGGCCGCCACCTGGTGCTGGAGCCATACCTGGGCACCGTGGTGCTGGGCGGCGGCGCGCTGCTGCACGGCAGCCCCGAACTGGCCGCGCAGTGGCTCCCGGCCATCATCGGCGGCGAGGCCACCGTGGGCTGGGCCCATGCCGAGCCCGCCAGCCGCTATTGCCGGCACGACGTGCAGGCCAGCGCGACGCGCGTTGGCGACGGCTACCGGCTCAGCGGCCACAAGCACGCCGTCGCCGGCGCGCCGTTCGCCTCGCACCTGCTGGTCAGCGCGCGCAGCAGCGGCGCGCGCCGGGACCACGGCGGCATCAGCCTGTTCTGGATCGCGCGCGACACGCCGGGCGTGACGCTGCGCGAATATCCCACCTTCGACGGCCAGCGCGCCGCCGAAGTGCTGCTCGACAACGTGCAGGTGCCGGCCAGCCAGCGCATCGGCGAAGAGGGAGAGGCCCTGGCGCTGATCGAGCAGCTGTGCGACCACGCCATGATCGCGCTGGCCGCCGAAGCCAACGGCGCGATGGCGCGCATGCTCGCCGACACCATCGACTACGCGCGCCAGCGCAAGCAGTTCGGCGTGCCGATCGGCACCTTCCAGGTGCTGCAGCATCGCATGGCCGACATGTACATGCAGCTGGAGCAATCGGTGGCACTGACCCAGGTGGCCGCGATGCAGGCCGCCAGCGCTGCGCCCGTGCGCGCGCAGGCCGCGTGCGCCGCGAAGATCCAGGCCGGCCAGGCCGGCGCCTTCGTCGGCCAGGGCGCGGTGCAGATCCACGGCGGCATGGGCGTGACCGAGGAACTGGCCGTGGGCCACTACTTCAAGCGCGTCACCGCGATCGACCTGCAGATGGGCTCGGCCGAGCACCACCTGCGCCGCTACGCCGACCTGCTCTATCCCGCCCGGGCCGCGGCCTGA
- a CDS encoding AMP-binding protein — protein sequence MHPHIHAQRTPDKPAVIMGGSGAVVTYRELDQRSNQVAHLFRKLGLQPGDRVAFMVENHPRLFELCWGAQRSGIVYICLSTRLNAADAAYIVNDSGARLLVTTHAQAEIAAALTGQTPALQGRLMLDGTVPGYDSYEDALAGCPATRIDNEVTGGDMLYSSGTTGRPKGVYAPPSSPDIEVPTTLTTLCQHLYGFDADTRYLSPAPLYHAAPLRYTMTVQALGGTVVVMEHFDAEQFLRLVQQHRITHTQLVPTMFSRMLKLPEAQRQGYDVSSLRVAIHAAAPCPVQVKEAMIAWWGPVIWEYYAGTEGNGVTVVNTPEWLQRKGTVGRAMVGKLRICGPDGALLPPGEPGTIYFAEGRAFAYHNDEAKTAETRHPQHPDWSTIGDVGYVDADGYLYLTDRKANMIISGGVNIYPQEAENLLMTHPKVMDVAVIGVPNDDFGEEVKAVVQPADMGQAGPELAAELIAFCRANLSAIKCPRTVDFEPELPRLPTGKLLKRLLRDRYWAGHASKLV from the coding sequence ATGCATCCGCACATCCACGCGCAGCGCACGCCCGACAAGCCAGCCGTCATCATGGGCGGCAGCGGCGCGGTCGTTACCTACCGCGAGCTGGACCAGCGCTCGAACCAGGTCGCCCACCTGTTCCGCAAGCTCGGCCTGCAGCCCGGCGACCGCGTGGCCTTCATGGTGGAGAACCACCCGCGGCTGTTCGAGCTGTGCTGGGGCGCCCAGCGCAGCGGCATCGTCTATATCTGCCTGAGCACGCGCCTGAACGCGGCCGACGCGGCCTATATCGTCAACGACAGCGGCGCGCGCCTGCTGGTCACCACGCACGCGCAGGCGGAAATCGCCGCGGCGCTGACCGGGCAGACGCCGGCGTTGCAGGGCCGCCTGATGCTGGACGGCACGGTGCCGGGCTATGACAGCTATGAAGACGCGCTCGCCGGGTGCCCGGCAACGCGCATTGACAACGAAGTGACCGGCGGCGACATGCTGTATTCGTCCGGCACCACCGGCCGGCCCAAGGGCGTGTACGCGCCCCCGTCCAGCCCCGACATCGAGGTGCCGACGACGCTGACCACCCTGTGCCAGCACCTCTACGGCTTCGATGCCGACACGCGCTACCTGTCGCCGGCGCCGCTGTACCACGCGGCGCCGCTGCGCTACACCATGACGGTACAGGCGCTGGGCGGCACCGTGGTGGTGATGGAGCATTTCGATGCCGAGCAGTTCCTGCGGCTGGTGCAGCAACACCGCATCACGCATACGCAGCTGGTGCCGACGATGTTCTCGCGCATGCTCAAGCTGCCCGAGGCGCAGCGCCAGGGCTATGACGTGTCGTCGCTGCGCGTGGCGATCCACGCCGCGGCGCCATGCCCGGTGCAAGTGAAGGAAGCGATGATCGCGTGGTGGGGGCCGGTGATCTGGGAGTACTACGCCGGCACCGAGGGCAACGGCGTGACCGTGGTCAACACGCCGGAATGGCTGCAGCGCAAGGGCACGGTGGGGCGGGCCATGGTGGGCAAGCTGCGCATCTGCGGGCCGGACGGCGCGCTGCTGCCGCCGGGCGAGCCGGGCACGATCTACTTTGCCGAGGGCCGCGCTTTCGCGTACCACAACGACGAGGCCAAGACCGCCGAGACGCGCCATCCGCAGCATCCGGACTGGAGCACCATCGGCGATGTCGGCTATGTCGACGCCGATGGCTACCTGTACCTGACCGACCGCAAGGCCAACATGATCATCTCGGGCGGGGTCAACATCTACCCGCAGGAGGCCGAGAACCTGCTGATGACGCATCCCAAGGTGATGGATGTCGCCGTGATCGGCGTGCCCAACGACGACTTCGGCGAAGAGGTCAAGGCGGTGGTGCAGCCGGCCGACATGGGCCAGGCGGGGCCCGAGCTGGCCGCCGAACTGATCGCGTTCTGCCGCGCCAACCTGTCGGCCATCAAGTGCCCGCGCACGGTGGACTTCGAGCCCGAGCTGCCGCGGCTGCCCACCGGCAAGCTGCTCAAGCGGCTGCTGCGCGACCGCTACTGGGCCGGGCACGCCAGCAAGCTGGTGTGA
- a CDS encoding LuxR C-terminal-related transcriptional regulator: MASIEETGRRTPPPAGAASLAAKLRPPLLTPFQVQRAAICDAVCAAGFVKLVLVRAPAGFGKTTAMLQCRARLEAAGGRTAWLTLDRADNDASRFLGSIEAAIAQGLGSGGPDRSAPQTLAQDPGEQALALIDRLASHHGDFTLFLDDFEAIQNAAVAGLVWQLVESLPPGCRVVIGTRWVPETGLARLRARGELLEIEPAQLRFSADETASFLRQARGLKLEPSAISVLHRRTEGWATALWLASVALERRTQPEGFIAGFSGSNAAIADYLVEDVFLHLPEPVRDFLLRTSILDQLCGPLCDAVCQPASGSSEEILAWLERANLFLLPLESERYGERGSGAAPEQWYRYHSLFSGFLRAQLAQAMPEAMPQLHLSASRWYESQGRLVPAIEHAFAAGALAHALQLLDGAADDLLAQGRMRLLTRWLEAVPADELARLPKLQIARVWAVSFTRGPAEAIGLLQQIPTEGAAGDLLAHIRALRHMLLNMMDRFDDARAFARNELPPLPMGYAFPDAILATSMARLAAVAGDYPEARRLLQVARHAVRGSDSNFNKIFSEAVEGLIDLRQGRLQQALARFRIAASTMLPNRFGPTNGNAMAGILLAEGLYESGDSERASRLLNVYLPLSRDLGLPDQIITGHAVLARIAFERRETDQAHEWLAQLEALGHHRGLTRLVMAAMLERARLALRQGNVHAAQEAIERAADPALWRTRPGVSSFASDVEDITLGRLRLDLYARPGTPVREAIERELAAAAGNQLMRRALKLRILLAQAWQRTGDGAHALVVMGEALRFGAAEGFVRIFADEGDDVRRLVADACARQSASLPPPYVEKLLQACGQAAAEPTGGAGRPAPPALVEPLTPKEQKVLHLLAEGYSNVAMAERLFVSETTVRTHLRNISAKLHASNRTQAVAIARQLGLL; encoded by the coding sequence ATGGCAAGTATCGAGGAGACCGGACGGCGCACGCCGCCACCTGCCGGCGCGGCATCGCTGGCCGCCAAGCTGCGCCCGCCGCTGCTGACCCCGTTCCAGGTCCAGCGCGCGGCGATCTGCGATGCCGTGTGCGCGGCGGGCTTCGTCAAGCTGGTGCTGGTGCGCGCACCCGCCGGCTTCGGCAAGACCACCGCCATGCTCCAGTGCCGCGCGCGGCTCGAGGCCGCTGGCGGCCGCACCGCGTGGCTGACGCTGGACCGCGCGGACAACGACGCCTCGCGCTTCCTCGGTTCGATCGAGGCCGCCATCGCGCAGGGCCTGGGCAGCGGCGGTCCGGACCGCTCCGCACCCCAAACACTGGCGCAGGATCCGGGCGAGCAGGCGCTTGCGCTGATCGACCGCCTCGCCAGCCATCACGGCGACTTCACGCTGTTCCTCGACGATTTCGAAGCGATCCAGAACGCGGCCGTGGCCGGACTGGTCTGGCAGCTGGTGGAAAGCCTGCCGCCGGGCTGCCGCGTGGTGATCGGCACGCGCTGGGTGCCCGAGACCGGGCTGGCGCGCCTGCGCGCGCGCGGCGAACTGCTCGAGATCGAACCGGCGCAGCTGCGCTTTTCCGCCGACGAGACCGCGTCGTTCCTGCGCCAGGCGCGCGGGCTGAAGCTGGAGCCGTCCGCCATCAGCGTGCTGCACCGGCGCACCGAGGGCTGGGCCACGGCGCTGTGGCTGGCGTCGGTGGCGCTGGAGCGGCGCACCCAGCCCGAGGGCTTCATTGCCGGCTTCTCGGGCTCGAACGCGGCGATTGCCGATTACCTGGTCGAAGACGTCTTCCTGCACCTGCCGGAGCCGGTGCGCGACTTCCTGCTGCGCACCTCGATCCTGGACCAGCTGTGCGGGCCGCTGTGCGATGCGGTATGCCAGCCCGCCTCCGGCAGCAGCGAGGAAATCCTGGCCTGGCTGGAGCGCGCCAACCTGTTCCTGCTGCCGCTGGAAAGCGAGCGCTATGGCGAGCGCGGCAGCGGTGCCGCGCCCGAGCAGTGGTATCGCTATCACAGCCTGTTCTCAGGTTTCCTGCGCGCGCAGCTGGCGCAGGCCATGCCCGAGGCCATGCCGCAACTGCATCTGTCAGCCTCGCGCTGGTATGAGTCGCAAGGGCGCCTGGTGCCGGCCATCGAACATGCCTTCGCCGCCGGCGCGCTGGCGCATGCGCTGCAGCTGCTCGATGGCGCCGCCGACGACCTGCTGGCGCAGGGCCGCATGCGCCTGCTGACGCGCTGGCTCGAGGCGGTGCCTGCCGATGAGCTGGCGCGGCTGCCCAAGCTGCAGATCGCGCGGGTGTGGGCGGTGTCGTTCACGCGCGGGCCGGCCGAAGCCATCGGGCTGCTGCAGCAGATTCCCACCGAGGGCGCGGCCGGCGACCTGCTCGCGCATATCCGCGCGCTGCGCCACATGCTGCTGAACATGATGGACCGCTTCGACGACGCGCGCGCCTTCGCCCGCAACGAGCTGCCGCCGTTGCCGATGGGCTATGCCTTTCCCGATGCGATCCTGGCCACCTCGATGGCGCGGCTGGCCGCGGTGGCCGGCGATTATCCCGAAGCGCGCCGGCTGCTGCAGGTGGCGCGCCACGCGGTGCGGGGCTCGGACAGCAATTTCAACAAGATCTTCTCGGAAGCGGTCGAAGGGCTGATCGATCTGCGCCAGGGGCGGCTGCAGCAGGCGCTGGCGCGCTTTCGCATCGCCGCCAGCACCATGCTGCCGAACCGCTTCGGGCCCACCAACGGCAACGCCATGGCCGGCATCCTGCTGGCCGAGGGCCTGTACGAGAGCGGCGATTCCGAACGTGCCAGCCGCCTGCTCAACGTCTACCTGCCGCTGTCGCGCGACCTCGGCCTGCCCGACCAGATCATCACCGGGCATGCGGTGCTGGCCCGCATCGCCTTCGAGCGCCGCGAGACCGACCAGGCCCACGAGTGGCTGGCGCAGCTCGAAGCGCTGGGGCACCATCGCGGCCTGACCCGGCTGGTGATGGCGGCGATGCTGGAGCGCGCCCGGCTGGCGCTGCGCCAGGGCAATGTGCACGCCGCGCAAGAAGCGATCGAGCGCGCCGCCGATCCGGCGCTGTGGCGCACGCGCCCGGGCGTCAGTTCATTTGCCAGCGATGTCGAGGACATCACGCTCGGCCGGCTGCGGCTGGACCTGTACGCGCGCCCCGGCACGCCGGTGCGCGAGGCCATCGAGCGCGAACTGGCGGCGGCCGCCGGCAACCAGCTGATGCGCCGCGCGCTCAAGCTGCGCATCCTGCTGGCGCAGGCATGGCAGCGCACCGGCGACGGCGCGCATGCGCTGGTGGTGATGGGCGAGGCGCTGCGCTTCGGCGCGGCCGAAGGCTTTGTCCGCATCTTTGCCGACGAGGGCGACGATGTGCGCCGGCTGGTGGCCGACGCCTGCGCGCGCCAGTCGGCCAGCCTGCCGCCCCCTTACGTCGAGAAGCTGCTGCAGGCCTGCGGCCAGGCTGCCGCGGAGCCGACTGGCGGCGCTGGCCGGCCCGCGCCGCCGGCGCTGGTGGAGCCGCTGACGCCGAAGGAGCAGAAGGTGCTGCACCTGCTGGCCGAGGGCTACTCGAACGTCGCCATGGCCGAGCGCCTGTTCGTGTCCGAGACCACGGTGCGCACGCACCTGCGCAATATCAGCGCCAAGCTGCACGCCAGCAACCGCACCCAGGCGGTGGCGATTGCGCGCCAGCTCGGGCTGCTCTAG
- a CDS encoding nitroreductase, translating into MKVSQAVASRKSVRGFLPRAVAPDTIRRVLDAAARAPSGGNLQPWHIHVVGGEALERLRGIMRERVSQAPTGEAREYDIYPRELVSPYRERRFQVGEALYHHLGIPSEDKARRLAQFASNFTFFGAPLALFCTVDRRMGPPQWSDLGMYLQTVMLLLREEGLDSCAQECWAMYPQTIAAFLSLPAERMLFSGMAIGYEDPEAPANRLRAERAPLAEFTEFLGV; encoded by the coding sequence ATGAAAGTCAGCCAGGCCGTCGCCAGCCGCAAGTCCGTCCGCGGCTTCCTGCCCCGGGCCGTCGCGCCCGATACCATCCGCCGCGTGCTCGACGCCGCCGCGCGCGCCCCGTCCGGCGGCAACCTGCAGCCCTGGCATATCCATGTGGTCGGCGGCGAGGCGCTGGAACGGCTGCGCGGCATCATGCGCGAGCGCGTTTCCCAGGCCCCCACCGGCGAAGCGCGCGAATACGACATCTACCCGCGCGAGCTGGTCTCGCCCTACCGCGAGCGCCGCTTCCAGGTGGGCGAGGCGCTCTACCACCACCTCGGCATCCCGAGCGAGGACAAGGCCCGGCGGCTGGCGCAGTTCGCCAGCAACTTCACCTTCTTCGGGGCGCCGCTGGCGCTGTTCTGCACGGTGGACCGGCGCATGGGCCCGCCGCAGTGGTCGGACCTGGGCATGTACCTGCAGACGGTGATGCTGCTGCTGCGCGAAGAAGGGCTGGACAGCTGCGCGCAAGAGTGCTGGGCGATGTATCCGCAGACCATCGCGGCGTTCCTGTCGCTGCCCGCCGAACGGATGCTGTTCAGCGGCATGGCGATCGGCTACGAAGACCCCGAGGCGCCCGCCAACCGCCTGCGCGCCGAGCGCGCGCCGCTGGCGGAATTCACCGAATTTCTGGGCGTTTGA
- a CDS encoding crotonase/enoyl-CoA hydratase family protein, with amino-acid sequence MTPATPSFETLRYAVADGVATITLHRPDQLNAFTAQMMHELIAAFDATDADDNVRAVIVTGSGRAFCAGADLSGGSSTFDFEKRYGASPDTAHRDGGGRVSLRIFRSLKPVIAAVNGAAVGVGVTMQLPMDIRLASTDAKFGFVFARRGITPEAASSWFLSRVVGISTALEWCYTGRVFTAQEAHERGLVRSLHAPEDLLPAAQAIAREIAANAAPVSVAISRQLIWRMAGASHPMEAHKLDSRAIQSRGRSADVKEGVSAFLEKRPAAFPETVSQDMPDFFDWTSEPPFI; translated from the coding sequence ATGACGCCAGCCACGCCTTCGTTCGAAACCCTGCGCTACGCCGTTGCAGACGGTGTCGCCACCATCACCCTGCACCGCCCCGACCAGCTCAACGCCTTCACCGCGCAGATGATGCACGAGCTGATCGCCGCGTTCGACGCCACCGATGCCGACGACAACGTGCGCGCGGTGATCGTCACCGGCTCGGGCCGCGCCTTCTGCGCCGGCGCCGACCTGTCCGGCGGCAGCTCCACCTTCGATTTCGAAAAGCGCTACGGCGCCAGCCCGGACACCGCCCATCGCGACGGCGGCGGGCGCGTGTCGCTGCGCATCTTCCGCAGCCTCAAGCCGGTGATCGCCGCGGTCAACGGCGCCGCGGTCGGCGTGGGCGTGACCATGCAGCTGCCGATGGATATCCGGCTGGCGTCGACCGACGCCAAGTTCGGCTTTGTCTTTGCGCGCCGCGGCATCACGCCGGAAGCGGCGTCGTCGTGGTTCCTGTCGCGCGTGGTCGGGATCTCGACCGCGCTGGAATGGTGCTATACCGGCCGCGTGTTCACGGCGCAGGAGGCGCATGAACGCGGCCTGGTGCGCTCGCTGCACGCACCCGAAGACCTGCTGCCGGCAGCGCAGGCGATTGCGCGCGAGATCGCCGCCAATGCCGCGCCGGTCTCGGTGGCAATCTCGCGCCAGCTGATCTGGCGCATGGCCGGCGCCAGCCACCCGATGGAAGCGCACAAGCTGGACAGCCGCGCGATCCAGTCGCGCGGCCGCTCCGCCGACGTGAAGGAAGGCGTCAGCGCCTTCCTGGAAAAGCGCCCCGCCGCGTTCCCCGAGACCGTGTCGCAGGACATGCCGGACTTCTTCGACTGGACCAGCGAGCCGCCCTTCATCTGA
- a CDS encoding NAD(P)H-dependent flavin oxidoreductase: MPAAATDSKRTTMKTRITELLGIRYPIIQGGMQWVGYAEMASAVSNAGGLGILTALTQPTPEDLADEIRRCRDMTDKPFGVNLTLLPSINPPPYARYLDVIIESGIKVLETAGNNPKEHIARAKAAGIKVIHKCVAVRHALSAERLGVDAVSIDGFECAGHPGEDDVPGMVLIPQAVRKLSIPVIASGGIADGRGMAAALVLGAEGVNMGTRFCATREAPIHDNVKQALVQASERDTNLIFRTLHNTARVLKNAVSDEVVSIERRPGGAQFEDVKHLVAGVRGKAALKAGETDGGIISAGQCVGLIDDVPSCEELIARMVADCREHLSVASRYFA; the protein is encoded by the coding sequence GTGCCTGCCGCCGCCACAGACAGCAAAAGGACCACCATGAAGACACGCATCACCGAACTGCTTGGCATTCGCTACCCCATCATCCAGGGCGGCATGCAATGGGTTGGCTACGCCGAAATGGCCTCGGCCGTTTCCAACGCGGGCGGCCTGGGCATCCTGACGGCGCTGACGCAGCCCACGCCCGAGGACCTGGCCGACGAGATCCGCCGCTGCCGCGACATGACCGACAAGCCGTTCGGCGTGAACCTGACCCTGCTGCCGTCGATCAACCCGCCGCCGTATGCGCGCTACCTCGACGTCATCATCGAAAGCGGCATCAAGGTGCTGGAGACCGCCGGCAACAACCCCAAGGAACATATCGCGCGGGCCAAGGCCGCGGGCATCAAGGTGATCCACAAGTGCGTGGCGGTGCGCCATGCGCTGTCGGCCGAGCGGCTGGGCGTGGATGCGGTCTCGATCGACGGCTTCGAGTGCGCCGGCCATCCGGGCGAGGACGATGTGCCCGGCATGGTGCTGATCCCCCAGGCGGTGCGCAAGCTGTCGATCCCGGTGATCGCCTCCGGCGGCATCGCCGACGGCCGCGGCATGGCGGCGGCGCTGGTGCTGGGCGCCGAGGGCGTCAACATGGGCACGCGCTTCTGCGCCACGCGCGAGGCGCCGATCCACGACAACGTCAAGCAGGCGCTGGTGCAGGCCAGCGAGCGCGACACCAACCTGATTTTCCGCACCCTGCACAACACCGCGCGCGTGCTGAAGAACGCCGTGTCGGACGAAGTGGTGAGCATCGAACGCCGTCCCGGCGGCGCGCAGTTCGAGGACGTCAAGCACCTGGTTGCCGGCGTGCGCGGCAAGGCCGCGCTGAAGGCGGGCGAGACCGATGGCGGCATCATCAGCGCCGGCCAGTGCGTAGGCCTGATCGACGACGTGCCCAGCTGCGAGGAACTGATCGCGCGCATGGTCGCCGACTGCCGCGAGCACCTGAGCGTGGCCTCGCGCTACTTTGCCTGA
- a CDS encoding PaaI family thioesterase produces the protein MAEAEIEAALARAIAAPAEAGADVPEGFVPLRRMRGYMAGFGQLYLHAERRTLAVRIDESHLNNLGIPHGGMLATLADTAIGMMMSLECGRDRSAVTVNLSLDYLDSARLGDWVEARVEFDKLGSRLRYGTCRLFSGERCLLRATAIFAVLAPRA, from the coding sequence ATGGCCGAGGCGGAAATCGAAGCGGCGCTGGCCCGCGCCATCGCCGCGCCCGCTGAAGCCGGCGCCGACGTGCCGGAGGGCTTTGTCCCGCTGCGCCGGATGCGCGGCTACATGGCCGGCTTCGGCCAGCTCTACCTGCATGCCGAACGCCGCACGCTGGCGGTGCGCATCGACGAGAGCCACCTGAACAACCTGGGCATCCCGCACGGCGGCATGCTGGCGACGCTGGCCGATACCGCCATCGGCATGATGATGTCGCTGGAATGCGGCCGTGACAGAAGCGCGGTGACGGTCAACCTGAGCCTCGACTACCTCGATTCGGCGCGCCTGGGCGACTGGGTCGAGGCCCGCGTCGAGTTCGACAAGCTCGGCTCGCGGCTGCGCTACGGCACCTGCCGGCTGTTCAGCGGCGAGCGCTGCCTGCTGCGCGCCACCGCGATCTTCGCGGTGCTGGCGCCGCGCGCCTGA
- a CDS encoding acetyl-CoA C-acetyltransferase, which yields MAEAYIVAAVRTAGGRKGGKLSGWHPADLAAQVLDALVERTGADPALVEDVIMGCVSQVGEQAGNVARNAILASRLPESVPGTSVDRQCGSSQQALHFAAQAVMSGAMDIVIAAGVESMTRVPMGLSSQLPAKNGFGVPKSPGVEARYPGVQFSQFTGAEMIARKYDLSREQLDAYALQSHQRAIAATKAGRFSAEILPVEVRTADGANGEMHTTDEGIRYDATLESIGSVKLIAEGGRVTAASASQICDGAAGLMVVNEAGLKKLGVKPLARVHSMTVIGHDPVVMLEAPLPATEVALKRAGLRIGDIDLFEVNEAFAPVPLAWLKATGADPERLNVHGGAIALGHPLGGSGAKLMTTLVHALHTHGKRYGLQTMCEGGGLANVTIVERL from the coding sequence ATGGCAGAGGCATATATCGTCGCGGCGGTCCGTACCGCCGGCGGCCGCAAGGGCGGCAAGCTGTCGGGCTGGCATCCGGCCGACCTGGCGGCACAGGTGCTCGACGCGCTGGTCGAGCGCACCGGCGCCGATCCGGCGCTGGTCGAAGACGTCATCATGGGTTGCGTGAGCCAGGTCGGCGAGCAGGCCGGCAACGTGGCGCGCAATGCCATCCTGGCCTCGCGCCTGCCGGAAAGCGTGCCGGGCACCTCGGTCGACCGCCAGTGCGGTTCGTCGCAGCAGGCCCTGCACTTTGCCGCGCAGGCGGTGATGTCGGGCGCGATGGACATCGTCATCGCCGCCGGCGTGGAAAGCATGACGCGCGTGCCGATGGGCCTGTCGTCGCAGCTGCCGGCCAAGAACGGCTTCGGCGTGCCCAAGAGCCCCGGCGTCGAGGCGCGCTACCCCGGCGTGCAGTTCAGCCAGTTCACCGGCGCCGAGATGATCGCGCGCAAGTACGATCTGTCGCGCGAGCAGCTGGATGCCTACGCGCTGCAGAGCCACCAGCGCGCCATCGCCGCGACCAAGGCGGGCCGCTTCAGCGCCGAGATCCTGCCGGTGGAAGTGCGCACCGCCGACGGCGCCAATGGCGAGATGCACACCACCGACGAAGGCATCCGCTACGACGCCACGCTGGAAAGCATCGGCAGCGTCAAGCTGATCGCCGAAGGCGGCCGCGTGACCGCCGCTTCCGCCAGCCAGATCTGCGACGGCGCCGCGGGCCTGATGGTGGTCAACGAGGCCGGCCTGAAGAAGCTGGGCGTGAAGCCGCTGGCGCGCGTGCACAGCATGACCGTGATCGGCCATGACCCGGTGGTGATGCTGGAAGCGCCGCTGCCGGCCACCGAAGTGGCGCTCAAGCGCGCGGGCCTGCGCATCGGCGATATCGACCTGTTCGAAGTCAACGAAGCCTTCGCGCCGGTGCCGCTGGCCTGGCTCAAGGCCACCGGCGCCGATCCCGAGCGCCTGAACGTGCATGGCGGCGCGATCGCGCTGGGCCATCCGCTTGGGGGCTCCGGCGCCAAGCTGATGACCACGCTGGTGCATGCGCTGCATACGCATGGCAAGCGCTACGGCCTGCAGACCATGTGCGAAGGCGGCGGACTGGCCAACGTGACCATCGTCGAGCGCCTGTAA
- a CDS encoding histidine phosphatase family protein, which produces MATLFLVRHGQASFGAANYDCLSPTGRQQARWLGEYFAEREIRFSRVVAGTLVRQQDTATEILAGMGQPQAAVISHSGLNEYDGEALYRCHTRGADHLAHQNTDYNDYWRTFRAAYAAWTQDGLAEMPESWADFGARIAGALAQASEGTTREDAILVVSSGGAIGRATADLLGAPAQAAIEMNLQFRNTAFCEIIVGRGVQRLLSFNNVPHLERADRRSAVTFA; this is translated from the coding sequence ATGGCCACGCTTTTCCTCGTCCGGCACGGACAAGCCTCGTTTGGCGCCGCCAACTATGACTGCCTGTCGCCCACGGGCCGCCAGCAGGCGCGCTGGCTGGGCGAATACTTCGCCGAGCGCGAGATCCGCTTCAGCCGGGTCGTGGCCGGCACGCTGGTGCGCCAGCAGGATACCGCCACCGAAATCCTGGCCGGCATGGGGCAGCCGCAGGCCGCGGTGATCTCGCATTCCGGCCTGAACGAATACGACGGCGAGGCGCTGTACCGCTGCCACACCCGCGGCGCCGACCACCTCGCCCACCAGAACACCGACTACAACGACTACTGGCGCACCTTCCGCGCCGCCTATGCGGCCTGGACGCAGGACGGGCTGGCCGAAATGCCCGAGAGCTGGGCCGACTTCGGCGCGCGCATTGCCGGCGCGCTGGCGCAGGCCAGCGAGGGCACCACGCGCGAAGATGCAATCCTGGTGGTCAGCTCGGGCGGCGCCATCGGCCGCGCCACCGCGGACCTGCTCGGCGCGCCGGCGCAGGCCGCGATCGAGATGAACCTGCAGTTCCGCAATACCGCGTTCTGCGAGATCATCGTCGGCCGCGGCGTGCAGCGCCTGCTGAGCTTCAACAACGTGCCCCACCTCGAACGCGCCGACCGGCGCAGCGCCGTGACCTTCGCCTGA